In the genome of Candidatus Kinetoplastibacterium desouzaii TCC079E, the window GCTTCTATGATAACTGCTTTTTTTATGAGAGTAGAAAGTATAAAATTAGACGAAATAGAAAAAGCAAAGAAGATGATAATGCAAAAAGGTATTTGTTCAGAAGATGTTCTGAATATTACAGTTGATAGATTATTAAAAAAACTGAGTCATTCTATTATAGTTGCTTTGAAAAGCACTAGCAAAGAAAATTCTAAACATGTAGATGATTATTTTTATAGAGTTCTAGAAGATCTCAAAAGATAATGGTTGTTTTTATTTTATTAAAGTTGAAGCTATTTTATGAAATTATCAATGCGAAAGCGTTTGGAAGATTTATCTGATCGCTTAAAAGAGATTGATTTGATGCTTGCTGATTCAGCGGTATTTAGTAATATTGAAGAATTCCGTAAATTATCGTGTGAAAGATCTGAAATAGAACCTGTTGTAAAGAAATTTTCTGAGTTCTTATCGGTAGAGTTTGCTATTCTTAATGCACAAGATATTCTTGCTGATCCTGATTTGAAAGATTTGGCTGAGGAGGAAATTAAATTTAACAAAAAGAATTTAGTGGAATTAGAAAATTCATTACAATTGTTGTTGATTCCTAAAGATCCTAATGATGATCGTAGTTTTTTTCTTGAAATCAGAGCTGGTACAGGTGGTGATGAGAGTGCACTATTTTCTTCTGATTTATTGAGAATGTATATTCGTTATGCTGAACAGAAAGGATGGAGAGTTGAATTAATTTCAGAGAGTGTTTCGGATTTTGGCGGATATAAAGAGGTTATTATTAGAATAGACGGACATGGTGCTTATTCTCATTTGAAATTTGAATCTGGTGGTCACAGGGTACAAAG includes:
- the prfA gene encoding peptide chain release factor 1; its protein translation is MKLSMRKRLEDLSDRLKEIDLMLADSAVFSNIEEFRKLSCERSEIEPVVKKFSEFLSVEFAILNAQDILADPDLKDLAEEEIKFNKKNLVELENSLQLLLIPKDPNDDRSFFLEIRAGTGGDESALFSSDLLRMYIRYAEQKGWRVELISESVSDFGGYKEVIIRIDGHGAYSHLKFESGGHRVQRVPDTETQGRIHTSACTVAVMLEADAVNDVSINSSDIRIDTFRASGAGGQHINKTDSAVRITHLPTGLVVECQDDRSQHRNKDKAMKVLAARLKDKEIRELQNKEAAERKGLIGSGDRSERIRTYNFPQNRITDHRINLTLYKLSQIMEGDMSELIGSLLSEYQAEQLANLNL